The genomic DNA CGGTTTCGGAAGCGCTGAGGTTCTGCTGCCTGTGCAGCACCTTGCGGTCGATCTCGAGGATGGCCGACTTGGGGTCGTCGAGCAGCGCGCGCACCTCGGCGTTGAGCGTGCCGAACTGGGTCAGCAACTCGCGCATGTGCTGCGCGCCGCCGCCCGAAGCCGCCTGGTAGGTCATGCTGGTCATCCACTCGACCAGGCCCGCCTTGTAAAGGGCGCCCACGCCCATAAGCATGCAGCTCACGGTGCAGTTGCCGCCGATCCAGTTCTTGCCGCCCTTGGCGAGCGCGTTCTGGATCACCGGCAGGTTGACGGGATCGAGCACGATGACCGCGTCGTCCTGCATGCGCAGCGTGGAGGCGGCGTCGATCCAGTGGCCGCTCCAGCCGGCGGCGCGCAGCTTGGGGAACACCTCGCTGGTGTAGTCGCCGCCCTGGCAGGTGATGACGATGTCGCACTTCTTCAGTGCTTCGATGTCGTTCGCATCCTTGAGCGCGGTCTCGTTCCTGGCCATGGCCGGGGCCTTGCCGCCGGCGTTGGAAGTCGAGAAGAAGACCGGCTCGATGAGCCCGAAGTCGCCTTCGGCCTGCATGCGGTCCATCAGAACCGAGCCGACCATGCCGCGCCAGCCCACGAGGCCGACCAGAGGTTGAGATGCGTTCGCCATTTCAGTTTGCCCTTATGAAAAAAGAAAGAAGTTGTCTTTTCTTGCCCCCGACTCGTCGAGCCGGGGAGGGGCGTGACGAAGCGGGCTGCGGTTAGCCGGTAATCGTCTTTTTGGTGATTGCTGCAACAACCGCATCGCCCATTTCGCGGGTGCCGACGCGCTTGGTGCCTTCTGACCAGATGTCACCGGTGCGCAGGCCGGAGGCGAGCACGTGCTTGACCGCCGACTCGATCCGGTCGGCAGCTTCGGCTTGGTTGAGTGAAAAACGGAGCATCATGGCAGCGGACAGTATTGTAGCCAATGGATTGGCAACCCCTTTGCCGGCAATGTCGGGCGCGCTGCCGTGGCTGGGCTCGTACAGGCCCTGGTTGCTCGAATTGAGCGAGGCCGAGGGCAGCATGCCGATGGAGCCGGTGAGCATGGCGGCCTCGTCCGAGAGGATGTCGCCGAACATGTTGCCGGTGACGATCACGTCGAACTTCTTGGGTGCCTTCACGAGCTGCATGGCCGCGTTGTCGACGTACATGTGGTCGAGCTCGATGTCCGGATAGTCCTTGTGCACCTCGGTCACGATGTCCTTCCAGAACTGGAAGGTCTCCAGCACATTGGCCTTGTCGACGCTGGTCACGCGCTTGCTGCGCTTGCGTGCGGCCTCGAAGGCGACGCGGGCGATGCGCTCGACCTCGGGGCGCGAATAGCGCATGGTGTCGAAAGCCTCGTCGGCACCCGGAAAGTGTCCGTCGACGGCCGTGCGGCGGCCGCGCGGCTGGCCGAAGTAGATGTCGCCGGTCAGCTCGCGGATGATGAGGATGTCCAGGCCCGAAATCAGCTCGGGCTTGAGGCTCGAGGCACCCACCAGCTGCTCGTAGCAGATGGCCGGGCGGAAGTTCGCGAACAGGCCCAGGTTCTTGCGCAGGCCCAGGATGGCCTGCTCGGGCCGCAGCGGGCGGTCGAGCTTGTCGTACTTCCAGTCGCCGACCGCGCCGAACAGCACTGCGTCGGCTTCCTTGGCGAGCTTGAGCGTGGCTTCGGGCAGCGGGTGGCCGTGCGCT from Variovorax sp. V93 includes the following:
- the asd gene encoding aspartate-semialdehyde dehydrogenase — its product is MANASQPLVGLVGWRGMVGSVLMDRMQAEGDFGLIEPVFFSTSNAGGKAPAMARNETALKDANDIEALKKCDIVITCQGGDYTSEVFPKLRAAGWSGHWIDAASTLRMQDDAVIVLDPVNLPVIQNALAKGGKNWIGGNCTVSCMLMGVGALYKAGLVEWMTSMTYQAASGGGAQHMRELLTQFGTLNAEVRALLDDPKSAILEIDRKVLHRQQNLSASETANFGAPLGGSLIPWIDKDLGDGMSKEEWKAGAETNKILGQGAGFGTAAVPVDGFCVRIGAMRCHSQALTFKLKKDVPVADIEAMIAADNPWASVVPNTREATLRDLTPVAVTGTMNIPVGRIRKLAMGPEYVGAFTIGDQLLWGAAEPLRRMLRILLEA
- the leuB gene encoding 3-isopropylmalate dehydrogenase; this encodes MKIAVLPGDGIGTEIVAEAIRVLDALDLSFEMETALVGGAAYEAHGHPLPEATLKLAKEADAVLFGAVGDWKYDKLDRPLRPEQAILGLRKNLGLFANFRPAICYEQLVGASSLKPELISGLDILIIRELTGDIYFGQPRGRRTAVDGHFPGADEAFDTMRYSRPEVERIARVAFEAARKRSKRVTSVDKANVLETFQFWKDIVTEVHKDYPDIELDHMYVDNAAMQLVKAPKKFDVIVTGNMFGDILSDEAAMLTGSIGMLPSASLNSSNQGLYEPSHGSAPDIAGKGVANPLATILSAAMMLRFSLNQAEAADRIESAVKHVLASGLRTGDIWSEGTKRVGTREMGDAVVAAITKKTITG